A single genomic interval of Burkholderia cepacia ATCC 25416 harbors:
- a CDS encoding non-ribosomal peptide synthetase produces MTSFPTALHHRIRELARIAPDAPAIAAPFQNGLRLSRGALDARASRLARQLRAAGVGAEVRVGVCVERSCELFVALLAVLKAGGVFVPLDPRHPAARLDWIVRDAQLRHGIVDAAGRAALGAPFEHAFDAAADAADGQEVTQDDEAAPVHPRAAAYMIYTSGSTGTPKAVVVEHGPLAAHCDALAAALPIEAGDRLLHFASVNFDAAHECWLAPLATGASIVVAPPQPFAPDAAHALMVSEAVNVAAFPPAYLREFAAVAARDGVPPALRVLAFGGEALPQQAFEFVRRTFPSVRLINGYGPTEAVISPMLWPVEPGETPALAADDAYASLPIGRVIGPRVARVDCGEGGEGDGVGELLLGGVCVARGYHGRPALTAERFIPDADGEPGARVYRTGDLARLRDDGAFDYLGRLDDQVQVRGVRVEPAEIAACLRSHPAVADAAVVAETGNGPTRLIACVALRAEADDAALKAHVAEQLPAAWQPHRFVRCDALPYTLNGKIDRAALREKIAAARDTTQGDGDAPRTPTEQQLAGLWQTLLGLDAAPSRDDRFFALGADSLAAMQLQAAIRAAVRVNLRLDTLFADPALAELAEAVDRAERETGEPLATIAARRLTTDAADAAAACAPYVDRAASLAQQRFWVLAQTRDASAAYHIAAHWTIDGTLDRDALQRALDHVIGRHEAWRTTLVDNDDGVVMQRIHAHLPVSIADVDLRDQPPAARDAQAARLAEREAAEPFDLARGPLLRATLVALAGDRHRLLLTAHHAITDGWSSRCAFDELSAAYRAYAEGRAPSLPDLPIQYADYADWQRDMLAGGEGERQLDYWRDALRDVPGPLALPVDRQPGAARTLQGARVSVRLPDAVAADVRQLARDAQATVFTVLLAALDAWLSRLTGATDVVVAVPVAHRQRPETRALLGLFLNTVALRVRVAPTLPFRALVDAARTAALDAVAHQDVPFERVVDAVKPPVKRGDEWLRVKFAQQFDARHDSVLPGATAVATPGPDLAARFDYAVDFTDDANGIELVAAYATDCIDADTARAWLHSYAALVGAAARDPHQTTAVLPCDASAAARQPRDGRALRVEHADIVAAFARQAAAYPHRVALADASASLTFGELDDASNRLARALSGRGVGAEAPVIVCIERSARFVVGLLGVLKAGALAVLLDPAQPAARLAAAAADCGAHWALVADTAAWPAGIDAQPLDVDTLAQDATLAAGVRVAPHPEQGAYLIYTSGSTGTPKGVVVSHGALADYVQGMLDELAFAPDASFAMVSTVAADLGHTTLFGALCAGRTLHLLPAACAFDPDLFADEMRRRDVGVLKIVPSHLQALLDARVPADVLPRHALVTGGETLTWALVARLAALAPACRVINHYGPTEATVGAIACDTASIPADARDPASGVPLGLPLPNARALVLDAFGACVPAGATGELYLGGPGVARGYLGRPAQTAERFVPDPFTPGARLYRTGDRVRLRADGRLAFLGRIDDQVKIRGYRVEPGEVSAAVRAAGPVAQAETLAIEHDGRLRLATFVVMRDGATFDEAAVRAALAAKLPDYMVPAQFVALARLPVTANGKIDRAALREQAAAPVATASGNAPQGAVETVLAEVWQAVLKAPQVGRDDNFFELGGDSILVLQVIARARKRGVRFTPKQLFDGPTVAELARIAKTEDVAAAAAVAQPAAGSAAGAPVTAQVLTPAQQRFFALDIPRPGHWNQSVAFDVRGPFDADAFARAFDALLTHHDAFRQRFARGADGTWRAGDAAKPYDALPFVEVAAHDEADALARFDALQRRLDLGRGPLACACAARLPDGSTQLYLAIHHAIVDGVSWRILLDDLDSAYRAACERTPIRLSQPGLRADAWASRLARAATEPASPFAAEATYWAGMAQGDDVVPDHPDTTATNADAAVVVQTIDAALTRAALTDAHAAYRTQTIELLGAALALALAGASGAASCRIELEGHGREALFDDADASRTIGWLTSHYPVTLPVAATARDTLCAVKDTLRAVPHKGLGFGVLAHYGDAATRAVLAAVPRPRVTFNYLGQFDAPRDATLVPRFGGTGVERDPQGPLGNALAIHAYLDTDRDGARTLKVHWVYGAPQFERTTIDACAERFAAALRELVDACASRVAHRGAGATPGDFPLAQAAGLTQAAIERTPLDWRTIDDVYPLSPMQQGILFHALFAPGHASYVNQLVATAAALDADRLVAAFEASIARHDILRTSVMPDEAAPLQCVHRHARMPVEQLDWRTRGDTLDADFDAWLAADRARGFDWREPPLMRVTLIRVTDDAWRIVWTRHHVLLDGWSTARLLADVLRDYRDPDAVSPFASRPVLRYRDFIAWLGTRDRDADERFWTERLARLDAPTLIADRTADRADADMVTWRATLDADAMTRVAQTARALKLTVNTLVQGAWALALQRMTHQPAVAFGATVAGRPDALADVDSVLGLFINTVPVITAPAPQQRAADWLQALQRDNAAAAEHAHTPLADIQRWARGAGGALFDTLVVFENYPVDDTARDADPRALVLSGVRSIEATDFALTLVIESGAELTIDYGYDTARVDARQVETWHRAFACALDALARTPDALLGTLSIADDATRDALARAQDTAHTWPASQRQPLHLQFADAARATPDAIALEYADVHGGVHRATYRELDVGTSRIAAALRRRGVRPDTPVALCVERSFDMVMALVGVLKAGAAYLPVDPDYPAERIAYLLRDARPAVAITQAHLREQVEAALGDGATTQLLTVADLLADETVDETVDDNAGVTAEVDDAQLAYLIYTSGSTGKPKGAGNTHGALANRIAWMQHAYRLTHDDVVLHKTPFGFDVSVWEFVWPLAIGAKLAIAAPGDHRDPARLAAAIHAHGVTVLHFVPSMLAAFAAHLDDFAAAAQCDSVRLIVASGEALAPELVEKMARLLPHATLVNLYGPTEAAIDVSHWTCGPDDAQAVAVPIGHPIANLQLHVLDAAWQPVPAGATGELYLAGAGLARGYLGRPALTAERFVPDPFVPGARMYRTGDLARRRADGALDYLGRVDTQVKLRGQRIEPGEIEALLRAAPGVNDAVVIVRDEQLVGYVARGDAAPLDRAALLDSLRAQLPAYMVPSQLVELDALPVTPNGKCDRHALPAPVRETAAEAALATDTERTLAGIWQRVLHVDAIGRDGDFFLLGGHSLLATQAHAQANLHWGLALPLRTLFDTRTLARCAEAIDAACAARGATDAASAIDALLGELETQ; encoded by the coding sequence ATGACGAGTTTCCCGACTGCGCTGCATCACCGAATCCGCGAACTGGCGCGCATCGCGCCCGACGCACCCGCAATCGCGGCACCTTTCCAGAACGGCTTGCGCCTGTCGCGCGGCGCGCTCGACGCGCGGGCGTCGCGGCTGGCCCGGCAACTGCGCGCGGCCGGTGTCGGCGCGGAAGTGCGGGTGGGCGTGTGCGTCGAGCGTTCGTGCGAACTGTTCGTCGCGCTGCTGGCCGTGCTGAAGGCGGGCGGCGTGTTCGTGCCGCTCGACCCGCGCCATCCGGCCGCGCGCCTCGACTGGATCGTCCGGGATGCCCAGCTGCGGCACGGCATCGTCGACGCGGCCGGCCGCGCGGCGCTCGGCGCGCCGTTCGAGCACGCGTTCGACGCGGCAGCCGATGCGGCGGACGGCCAGGAGGTCACCCAGGATGACGAGGCGGCGCCCGTCCACCCGCGTGCGGCCGCCTACATGATCTACACGTCGGGTTCGACCGGCACGCCGAAGGCGGTCGTCGTCGAGCACGGGCCGCTCGCCGCGCACTGCGACGCGCTCGCGGCCGCGCTGCCGATCGAGGCCGGCGACCGCCTGCTGCATTTCGCGTCGGTCAATTTCGACGCCGCGCACGAGTGCTGGCTCGCGCCGCTCGCGACCGGCGCGAGCATCGTCGTCGCACCGCCGCAGCCGTTCGCGCCGGATGCCGCGCATGCGCTGATGGTGAGCGAAGCAGTCAACGTGGCGGCGTTCCCGCCTGCGTACCTGCGCGAATTCGCCGCGGTGGCCGCGCGCGACGGCGTGCCGCCGGCGCTACGCGTGCTCGCGTTCGGCGGCGAAGCGCTGCCGCAGCAGGCATTCGAATTCGTGCGCCGCACCTTCCCGTCGGTACGCCTGATCAACGGTTACGGGCCGACCGAGGCCGTGATTTCGCCGATGCTGTGGCCGGTCGAACCGGGCGAGACGCCCGCGCTGGCCGCCGACGATGCCTATGCGTCGTTGCCGATCGGCCGCGTGATCGGCCCGCGCGTCGCGCGCGTTGACTGTGGCGAGGGCGGCGAGGGCGACGGTGTGGGTGAATTGCTGCTGGGCGGCGTCTGCGTCGCGCGCGGCTATCACGGCCGCCCGGCGCTGACGGCCGAACGTTTCATTCCGGATGCCGACGGCGAACCCGGTGCGCGCGTGTACCGTACCGGCGACCTCGCACGGCTGCGCGACGACGGCGCATTCGACTATCTCGGCCGCCTCGACGACCAGGTCCAGGTACGCGGCGTGCGCGTGGAGCCGGCCGAAATCGCCGCGTGCCTGCGCTCTCATCCGGCCGTGGCCGACGCGGCCGTGGTCGCCGAAACTGGCAACGGGCCGACGCGCCTGATCGCGTGCGTCGCACTGCGCGCGGAGGCCGACGATGCGGCGCTCAAGGCGCACGTGGCCGAGCAACTGCCGGCCGCATGGCAGCCGCACCGGTTCGTGCGTTGCGATGCGCTGCCGTATACGTTGAACGGCAAGATCGACCGTGCCGCGCTGCGCGAGAAGATTGCCGCCGCGCGCGACACGACGCAGGGTGACGGCGACGCACCGCGCACGCCGACCGAACAACAGCTCGCCGGCCTCTGGCAGACGCTGCTCGGCCTCGATGCCGCACCGTCGCGCGACGATCGCTTTTTCGCGCTGGGCGCCGATTCGCTCGCGGCGATGCAGTTGCAGGCCGCGATCCGTGCCGCGGTACGCGTGAACCTGCGGCTCGATACGCTGTTCGCCGATCCGGCGCTCGCCGAACTGGCCGAAGCGGTCGATCGTGCGGAACGCGAAACCGGCGAACCGCTGGCCACGATCGCCGCGCGCCGTTTGACGACGGATGCGGCCGATGCCGCCGCGGCATGCGCGCCGTACGTCGATCGCGCCGCCTCGCTCGCGCAGCAACGTTTCTGGGTGCTCGCGCAAACGCGTGACGCGAGCGCCGCATATCACATCGCCGCGCACTGGACGATCGACGGCACGCTCGATCGCGACGCGCTGCAACGCGCGCTCGATCACGTGATCGGCCGGCACGAGGCATGGCGCACGACGCTCGTCGACAACGACGACGGCGTGGTGATGCAGCGGATTCATGCGCACCTGCCGGTGTCGATCGCCGACGTCGACCTGCGCGACCAGCCGCCCGCCGCCCGCGACGCGCAAGCCGCGCGTCTTGCCGAGCGCGAGGCGGCCGAACCGTTCGACCTCGCGCGCGGCCCGCTGCTGCGCGCGACGCTGGTCGCGCTCGCGGGCGACCGTCACCGCCTGCTGCTGACCGCCCATCACGCCATCACCGACGGCTGGAGCTCGCGCTGCGCGTTCGACGAACTGTCGGCCGCCTATCGCGCGTATGCGGAAGGCCGCGCGCCGTCGCTGCCCGATCTGCCGATCCAGTACGCCGACTATGCGGACTGGCAACGCGACATGCTGGCCGGCGGCGAGGGTGAACGCCAGCTCGATTACTGGCGCGACGCATTGCGCGACGTGCCGGGCCCGCTCGCGCTGCCGGTCGACCGCCAGCCGGGCGCGGCGCGCACGCTGCAAGGCGCGCGCGTGTCGGTGCGGTTGCCCGACGCGGTCGCGGCCGACGTGCGGCAACTCGCGCGCGACGCGCAGGCGACCGTCTTCACGGTGCTGCTGGCCGCGCTCGACGCATGGCTGTCGCGCCTGACCGGCGCAACGGATGTCGTGGTCGCGGTACCGGTCGCGCATCGTCAGCGCCCCGAAACGCGCGCGCTGCTGGGCCTGTTCCTGAATACGGTCGCGCTGCGCGTGCGGGTGGCGCCGACGCTGCCGTTCCGCGCGCTCGTCGACGCGGCGCGCACGGCGGCGCTCGACGCGGTCGCCCACCAGGACGTGCCGTTCGAGCGTGTCGTCGATGCGGTGAAGCCGCCGGTCAAGCGCGGCGACGAATGGCTGCGCGTGAAATTCGCGCAGCAGTTCGACGCGCGGCACGACAGCGTGCTGCCGGGCGCGACGGCCGTTGCGACGCCGGGCCCCGATCTCGCCGCACGCTTCGACTACGCGGTGGATTTCACCGACGATGCGAACGGCATCGAACTGGTCGCGGCCTATGCGACCGACTGCATCGATGCGGACACCGCGCGCGCGTGGCTCCACAGCTACGCGGCGCTCGTCGGTGCCGCCGCGCGCGATCCGCACCAGACGACGGCCGTCCTGCCGTGCGACGCGTCGGCCGCTGCGCGCCAGCCGCGCGACGGCCGTGCGCTGCGCGTCGAACATGCCGACATCGTCGCCGCGTTCGCGCGGCAGGCGGCCGCGTATCCGCATCGCGTCGCGCTTGCCGATGCGTCGGCGTCGCTGACGTTCGGCGAACTCGACGACGCATCGAACCGCCTCGCACGCGCGCTGTCCGGGCGAGGCGTGGGCGCCGAAGCGCCGGTGATCGTCTGCATCGAACGCTCCGCGCGCTTCGTCGTCGGCCTGCTCGGCGTGCTGAAGGCCGGCGCGCTCGCCGTGCTGCTCGATCCCGCGCAGCCGGCCGCCCGGCTGGCCGCGGCGGCAGCCGACTGCGGCGCGCACTGGGCGCTCGTCGCGGATACCGCGGCGTGGCCGGCCGGCATCGACGCGCAGCCGCTCGACGTCGACACGCTCGCGCAGGACGCAACGCTCGCGGCCGGCGTGCGCGTCGCGCCGCACCCGGAACAGGGCGCTTACCTGATCTATACGTCGGGCTCGACCGGCACGCCGAAGGGCGTCGTCGTGTCGCACGGCGCGCTGGCCGACTACGTGCAGGGGATGCTCGACGAACTCGCGTTCGCGCCGGACGCATCGTTCGCGATGGTATCGACCGTCGCGGCCGACCTCGGTCACACGACGCTGTTCGGCGCGCTGTGCGCGGGCCGCACGCTGCACCTGCTGCCGGCCGCGTGCGCGTTCGATCCGGACCTGTTCGCCGACGAGATGCGCCGCCGTGACGTCGGCGTGCTGAAGATCGTGCCGAGCCACCTGCAGGCGCTGCTCGACGCGCGCGTGCCGGCCGACGTGCTGCCGCGCCATGCGCTCGTGACCGGCGGCGAAACGCTGACGTGGGCGCTCGTCGCGCGCCTGGCCGCGCTTGCGCCGGCCTGTCGCGTGATCAACCACTACGGGCCGACCGAGGCGACGGTCGGTGCGATCGCGTGCGATACGGCGTCGATCCCCGCCGATGCGCGCGATCCCGCGAGCGGCGTGCCGCTCGGCCTGCCGTTGCCCAATGCGCGCGCGCTGGTGCTCGACGCGTTCGGCGCGTGCGTGCCGGCCGGCGCGACGGGCGAGCTGTATCTGGGCGGGCCGGGCGTCGCGCGCGGCTACCTGGGGCGCCCGGCGCAGACCGCCGAGCGCTTCGTGCCCGATCCGTTTACGCCCGGTGCGCGGCTGTATCGCACGGGCGACCGCGTCCGGTTGCGCGCCGACGGCCGTCTCGCGTTCCTCGGCCGCATCGACGACCAGGTGAAGATTCGGGGCTACCGTGTCGAACCGGGCGAGGTGAGTGCGGCCGTGCGTGCGGCCGGGCCGGTCGCGCAGGCCGAAACGCTCGCGATCGAACACGATGGCCGCCTGCGGCTCGCGACGTTCGTCGTGATGCGCGACGGCGCGACCTTCGACGAGGCCGCCGTGCGCGCGGCGCTTGCCGCGAAGCTGCCCGACTACATGGTGCCCGCGCAGTTCGTCGCGCTCGCACGCCTTCCCGTGACCGCGAACGGCAAGATCGATCGTGCCGCGTTGCGTGAACAGGCGGCCGCGCCGGTCGCGACGGCGTCCGGGAATGCGCCGCAGGGCGCGGTCGAAACGGTGCTCGCCGAAGTCTGGCAGGCCGTGCTGAAGGCGCCGCAGGTCGGCCGCGACGACAACTTCTTCGAACTCGGCGGCGATTCGATCCTCGTGCTGCAGGTGATCGCCCGTGCGCGCAAGCGCGGCGTGCGCTTCACGCCGAAGCAGCTGTTCGACGGCCCGACGGTCGCCGAACTCGCACGCATCGCGAAGACGGAGGACGTGGCTGCCGCCGCCGCCGTCGCGCAGCCTGCTGCCGGATCTGCTGCCGGCGCACCGGTGACAGCACAGGTCCTGACGCCCGCGCAGCAGCGCTTCTTCGCGCTCGACATCCCGCGCCCGGGCCACTGGAACCAGTCGGTTGCATTCGACGTGCGCGGGCCGTTCGACGCCGACGCGTTTGCGCGCGCCTTCGACGCATTGCTGACGCATCACGACGCATTCCGCCAACGCTTCGCGCGCGGCGCGGACGGCACGTGGCGCGCCGGCGATGCCGCGAAACCGTACGACGCGCTGCCGTTCGTCGAAGTCGCCGCACACGACGAAGCCGACGCGCTCGCGCGCTTCGACGCGTTGCAGCGCCGCCTCGACCTCGGTCGCGGGCCGCTGGCCTGCGCATGCGCGGCTCGCTTGCCGGACGGCTCGACGCAGCTCTATCTGGCGATTCACCATGCGATCGTCGACGGCGTGTCGTGGCGCATCCTGCTCGACGACCTGGACTCGGCCTACCGCGCGGCATGCGAGCGCACGCCCATCCGGCTGTCGCAGCCGGGCCTGCGCGCGGATGCCTGGGCGTCGCGGCTGGCCCGTGCGGCGACGGAACCGGCATCGCCGTTCGCGGCCGAGGCGACGTACTGGGCCGGCATGGCGCAGGGTGACGACGTCGTGCCCGACCATCCCGACACGACGGCGACGAACGCCGATGCAGCCGTCGTCGTGCAGACGATCGACGCGGCATTGACCCGCGCGGCGCTGACCGATGCGCATGCCGCCTATCGCACGCAGACGATCGAATTGCTCGGTGCCGCGCTCGCACTGGCGCTGGCCGGCGCGAGCGGCGCCGCCTCGTGCCGTATCGAACTGGAAGGGCATGGCCGCGAGGCGCTGTTCGACGATGCCGATGCGAGCCGCACGATCGGCTGGCTGACGAGCCATTACCCGGTGACGCTGCCGGTCGCGGCCACCGCGCGCGACACGCTGTGCGCGGTCAAGGACACGTTGCGCGCCGTGCCGCACAAGGGGCTCGGCTTCGGCGTGCTCGCGCACTACGGCGATGCGGCGACGCGCGCGGTGCTCGCCGCCGTGCCGCGTCCGCGCGTCACGTTCAACTATCTCGGCCAGTTCGACGCACCGCGCGACGCCACGCTTGTGCCGCGCTTCGGCGGCACCGGCGTCGAGCGCGATCCGCAAGGTCCGCTCGGCAATGCGCTCGCGATCCACGCGTACCTCGATACGGATCGCGACGGCGCACGCACGCTGAAAGTGCACTGGGTCTACGGTGCACCGCAATTCGAGCGCACGACGATCGACGCATGTGCCGAACGCTTCGCGGCGGCGCTGCGCGAGCTCGTCGATGCGTGTGCGTCACGCGTCGCGCATCGCGGCGCCGGCGCGACGCCGGGCGATTTCCCGCTCGCGCAGGCCGCCGGTCTCACGCAGGCCGCGATCGAACGCACGCCGCTCGACTGGCGCACGATCGACGACGTCTATCCGCTGTCGCCGATGCAGCAGGGCATCCTGTTCCATGCGCTGTTCGCACCCGGTCACGCCAGCTACGTGAACCAGCTCGTCGCGACCGCGGCCGCGCTCGATGCCGACCGGCTCGTCGCCGCGTTCGAAGCGTCCATCGCGCGCCACGACATCCTGCGCACGAGCGTGATGCCGGACGAAGCCGCGCCGCTGCAGTGCGTGCATCGCCACGCCCGGATGCCGGTCGAACAGCTCGACTGGCGCACGCGCGGCGACACGCTCGACGCCGATTTCGACGCATGGCTCGCGGCCGATCGCGCACGCGGCTTCGACTGGCGCGAGCCGCCGTTGATGCGCGTCACGCTGATCCGGGTGACCGACGACGCATGGCGCATCGTGTGGACGCGTCACCATGTGCTGCTCGACGGCTGGAGCACCGCGCGCCTGCTGGCGGACGTGCTGCGCGACTATCGCGACCCGGACGCCGTATCGCCGTTCGCGAGCCGCCCGGTACTCCGGTATCGCGATTTCATCGCCTGGCTCGGCACGCGCGACCGCGACGCCGACGAACGCTTCTGGACCGAACGCCTCGCACGGCTCGACGCCCCGACGCTGATCGCGGACCGCACGGCCGACCGTGCGGATGCCGACATGGTCACGTGGCGCGCGACGCTCGATGCCGACGCGATGACGCGTGTCGCGCAGACGGCACGGGCGCTGAAGCTGACCGTCAACACGCTGGTGCAGGGCGCATGGGCGCTCGCGCTGCAACGGATGACGCACCAGCCGGCCGTCGCGTTCGGCGCGACCGTCGCGGGCCGTCCCGACGCACTCGCGGACGTCGATTCGGTGCTCGGCCTCTTCATCAACACGGTGCCGGTGATCACCGCACCGGCGCCGCAGCAACGCGCGGCCGACTGGCTGCAGGCCCTGCAACGCGACAACGCGGCGGCCGCCGAGCACGCGCATACGCCGCTTGCCGACATCCAGCGCTGGGCGCGCGGCGCGGGCGGGGCACTGTTCGACACGCTGGTCGTGTTCGAGAACTACCCGGTCGACGACACGGCGCGCGACGCCGATCCGCGCGCGCTGGTTTTGAGCGGCGTGCGCAGCATCGAAGCCACCGATTTCGCGCTGACGCTCGTGATCGAGAGCGGCGCCGAGCTGACGATCGACTACGGCTACGACACCGCGCGCGTCGATGCGCGGCAGGTCGAAACCTGGCACCGCGCGTTCGCCTGCGCACTCGATGCGCTGGCCCGCACGCCGGATGCGCTGCTCGGCACACTGTCGATCGCCGACGACGCCACCCGCGACGCACTGGCGCGGGCGCAGGACACCGCGCACACATGGCCGGCTTCGCAACGGCAGCCGCTGCACCTGCAATTCGCCGATGCGGCGCGGGCGACGCCCGACGCGATCGCGCTCGAATACGCGGACGTTCACGGCGGCGTGCATCGCGCGACCTATCGCGAGCTCGACGTCGGTACGTCGCGCATCGCCGCCGCGCTGCGCCGACGCGGCGTGCGGCCCGATACGCCGGTCGCGCTGTGCGTCGAGCGTTCGTTCGACATGGTGATGGCGCTGGTCGGCGTGCTGAAGGCCGGCGCGGCCTACCTGCCGGTCGATCCCGACTATCCGGCCGAACGCATCGCGTATCTGCTGCGCGACGCGCGGCCGGCCGTCGCGATCACCCAGGCCCATCTGCGCGAGCAGGTCGAGGCGGCGCTGGGCGACGGTGCAACGACGCAACTGCTGACGGTCGCGGACCTGCTGGCCGATGAAACCGTCGACGAAACGGTCGACGACAACGCCGGCGTGACCGCCGAAGTCGACGACGCACAGCTTGCCTACCTGATCTACACGTCCGGCTCGACCGGCAAGCCGAAGGGCGCCGGCAACACGCACGGCGCGCTCGCGAACCGGATCGCGTGGATGCAGCACGCGTACCGGCTGACGCACGACGACGTCGTGCTGCACAAGACGCCGTTCGGCTTCGACGTGTCGGTGTGGGAATTCGTGTGGCCGCTGGCGATCGGCGCGAAGCTCGCGATCGCCGCGCCCGGCGACCATCGCGATCCGGCGCGTCTCGCGGCCGCGATCCATGCGCACGGCGTGACGGTGCTGCACTTCGTGCCGTCGATGCTCGCCGCGTTCGCCGCGCATCTCGACGATTTCGCGGCCGCCGCGCAATGCGACAGCGTGCGCCTGATCGTCGCGAGCGGCGAGGCGCTCGCGCCCGAACTCGTCGAGAAAATGGCGCGGCTGCTGCCGCACGCGACGCTCGTCAACCTGTACGGGCCGACCGAGGCCGCGATCGACGTGTCGCACTGGACGTGCGGCCCCGACGACGCGCAGGCGGTCGCGGTGCCGATCGGCCATCCGATCGCGAACCTGCAATTGCACGTGCTCGATGCCGCATGGCAGCCGGTGCCGGCCGGCGCGACCGGCGAACTGTATCTCGCGGGCGCGGGCCTCGCGCGCGGCTATCTCGGCCGTCCGGCGCTGACCGCCGAGCGCTTCGTGCCCGATCCGTTCGTCCCGGGCGCGCGCATGTACCGCACGGGCGACCTCGCGCGACGGCGTGCGGACGGTGCGCTCGACTACCTCGGCCGCGTCGATACGCAGGTCAAGCTGCGCGGCCAGCGGATCGAGCCGGGCGAGATCGAGGCGCTGCTGCGCGCGGCGCCCGGCGTGAACGATGCGGTCGTGATCGTGCGCGACGAGCAACTGGTCGGTTATGTCGCACGCGGCGATGCGGCCCCGCTTGACCGGGCGGCGCTGCTCGACTCGCTGCGTGCGCAACTGCCGGCCTACATGGTGCCGTCGCAGCTGGTCGAACTCGACGCGTTGCCCGTCACGCCGAACGGCAAGTGCGACCGCCATGCGCTGCCCGCGCCGGTACGCGAGACGGCAGCCGAAGCGGCACTCGCGACCGACACGGAACGCACGCTCGCCGGGATCTGGCAACGCGTGCTGCACGTGGACGCGATCGGCCGCGACGGCGACTTCTTCCTGCTCGGCGGCCATTCGCTGCTCGCGACGCAGGCCCATGCGCAGGCGAACCTGCACTGGGGGCTCGCGTTGCCGCTGCGCACGCTGTTCGACACGCGCACGCTGGCGCGTTGCGCGGAAGCGATCGATGCGGCCTGCGCGGCACGCGGCGCGACCGATGCGGCGAGCGCGATCGACGCGCTGCTCGGCGAACTGGAAACCCAATAA